The Saccharothrix variisporea genome has a segment encoding these proteins:
- a CDS encoding MFS transporter has product MTPPRPDDQPRRYPWEDDEYKPRTRPYPTPGVPPGVPPEPGYQSHDPHAPQGPRPPREPHAPRDPRPPHDPRAPQGPRPPRDDRGYPPRDDRPRRDQRPSQPEEAPTAPSLPKKLTVTRVAWFRTRQLSAQAVRAFRRAAHADGAKQSGLSSLTYAVMLNYAADAAMAVALANTLFFSAATGESRGKVALYLLITVAPFAVVAPVIGPILDRIQHGRRVALALSCVLRVFLSIVMAMNFDNWGLYPAALGSMVLSKSFTVLKAAITPRVLPREITLSKTNARMTVFGLAAGGVFGAVAAGFANLFGSPGALWFTAVLCLVNAWLCLRIPAWVEVTEGEVPTSLRARPHKPRQTLGRTVVVALWGNGAVRMLTGFLMLFSAFVVRAQTEGEPFMQVLLLGVIAGAAGVGSFLGNAVGARLHFGSPDQVVIGCVIGALLSTVVAAILPGLITAAVVGLVGATASSLAKVSLDAVIQDDLPEESRASAFGRSETILQLGWVFGGALGVLLPTEYWIGFTVLSGLLAIGLAQTIATRQGSTLIPGLGGDRPIRPTAVTP; this is encoded by the coding sequence GTGACACCCCCACGGCCGGACGACCAGCCGCGGCGGTACCCGTGGGAGGACGACGAGTACAAGCCGCGCACCCGGCCGTACCCGACGCCGGGCGTGCCACCCGGGGTGCCGCCGGAACCCGGCTACCAGTCGCACGACCCGCACGCGCCACAGGGTCCGCGTCCGCCGCGTGAGCCGCACGCGCCACGCGATCCGCGTCCGCCGCATGACCCGCGCGCGCCGCAGGGTCCGCGTCCGCCGCGGGATGACCGGGGTTATCCGCCGCGCGATGACCGCCCGCGGCGCGATCAGCGTCCGTCCCAGCCGGAGGAAGCTCCGACCGCGCCGAGCCTGCCGAAGAAGCTGACCGTCACGCGGGTGGCCTGGTTCCGGACGCGGCAGCTCAGCGCCCAAGCCGTGCGGGCGTTCCGACGGGCCGCGCACGCGGACGGTGCCAAGCAGTCCGGGCTGTCGTCGCTGACCTACGCGGTGATGCTGAACTACGCCGCCGACGCGGCGATGGCCGTGGCGCTGGCCAACACCCTCTTCTTCTCCGCCGCGACCGGCGAGAGCCGGGGCAAGGTCGCCCTGTATCTGCTGATCACGGTGGCCCCGTTCGCCGTCGTGGCCCCGGTGATCGGCCCGATCCTGGACCGCATCCAGCACGGCCGTCGCGTCGCGTTGGCGCTGTCGTGCGTGCTGCGGGTGTTCCTGTCCATCGTCATGGCGATGAACTTCGACAACTGGGGCCTGTACCCGGCGGCGCTGGGCAGCATGGTGCTGTCGAAGTCCTTCACCGTGCTGAAGGCCGCCATCACACCCCGCGTGCTGCCGCGTGAGATCACGCTGTCCAAGACCAACGCGCGGATGACGGTCTTCGGCCTGGCGGCGGGCGGTGTGTTCGGGGCGGTCGCGGCCGGGTTCGCGAACCTGTTCGGCTCGCCGGGCGCGCTGTGGTTCACCGCCGTGCTGTGCCTGGTCAACGCGTGGCTGTGCCTGCGCATCCCGGCGTGGGTCGAGGTGACCGAGGGCGAGGTGCCGACGTCCCTGCGGGCCAGGCCGCACAAGCCCCGGCAGACCCTGGGCCGGACGGTCGTGGTGGCGCTGTGGGGCAACGGCGCCGTGCGGATGCTGACCGGGTTCCTCATGTTGTTCTCGGCGTTCGTCGTGCGGGCGCAGACCGAGGGCGAACCGTTCATGCAGGTCCTGCTGCTCGGCGTGATCGCGGGCGCGGCGGGCGTCGGCAGCTTCCTGGGCAACGCGGTCGGTGCCCGGCTGCACTTCGGCTCACCCGACCAGGTCGTGATCGGCTGCGTGATCGGCGCACTGCTGTCCACCGTCGTGGCGGCGATCCTGCCGGGCCTGATCACGGCGGCCGTGGTGGGCCTGGTCGGCGCGACGGCGAGCTCGCTGGCGAAGGTCTCGCTGGACGCCGTGATCCAGGACGACCTGCCGGAGGAGTCGCGGGCGTCGGCGTTCGGGCGGTCGGAGACGATCTTGCAGTTGGGGTGGGTGTTCGGCGGCGCGCTGGGCGTCCTGCTGCCGACCGAGTACTGGATCGGCTTCACGGTCCTGTCGGGCCTGCTGGCGATCGGCCTGGCGCAGACCATCGCGACCCGGCAGGGCAGCACCCTCATCCCGGGCCTGGGCGGCGACCGCCCCATCCGGCCCACCGCCGTCACCCCGTAG
- a CDS encoding DUF2771 family protein, translated as MRRVLPVVPLLLVVAGCSAPTSPEVTFYADGRTVVVKPTQYCDLRSEDCDVDPEAVGVLRVRPGRPVQISVPGELAKSAWSVKFTYRNAAGEPQEPLRSKLFTEREPRYAYTLVLPNRDDQLESVEVQQYGARIETSTTGAFDFVARGTWVLSVDDRR; from the coding sequence GTGCGTCGAGTGCTGCCGGTTGTGCCGCTGCTGCTGGTCGTCGCGGGCTGTAGCGCCCCGACGAGCCCCGAGGTGACCTTCTACGCCGACGGCAGGACCGTCGTCGTCAAGCCCACCCAGTACTGCGACCTGAGGTCGGAGGACTGCGACGTCGACCCGGAGGCGGTGGGTGTGCTGCGCGTGCGACCCGGGCGGCCGGTGCAGATCTCCGTGCCCGGGGAGTTGGCGAAGTCGGCGTGGTCGGTGAAGTTCACCTACCGGAACGCGGCGGGCGAGCCGCAGGAACCGTTGCGGAGCAAGCTCTTCACGGAGCGGGAGCCGCGGTACGCCTACACGTTGGTGTTGCCGAACCGCGATGACCAGTTGGAGAGCGTCGAGGTCCAGCAGTACGGGGCGCGGATCGAGACGAGCACGACCGGCGCCTTCGACTTCGTGGCCCGCGGTACGTGGGTGCTGTCCGTGGACGACCGCCGCTAG
- a CDS encoding transglycosylase family protein, translated as MASYRGKHRPTTSAAVRTVAKVAVAGAIVGAPLSLAAGTANAQSVDWDVVAQCESGGDWSINTGNGYYGGLQFLPSTWRANGGEGMPNEASREEQIRVAENVLASQGINAWPVCGPKGLGGGSAPAPKRTAPAPAQPRTVAPVQQQAPVQQQAAPVTVALPTSNPNGDYEIKAGDTLSKIAEELKVEGGWAKLAELNSQYIPNPDLILPGHKIATK; from the coding sequence ATGGCTTCGTACCGAGGCAAGCACCGCCCGACCACCAGCGCCGCCGTCCGCACCGTCGCGAAGGTCGCCGTAGCCGGCGCCATCGTCGGCGCCCCGCTGAGCCTGGCGGCCGGCACCGCGAACGCGCAGAGCGTCGACTGGGACGTGGTCGCGCAGTGCGAGAGTGGCGGTGACTGGAGCATCAACACCGGCAACGGCTACTACGGCGGGCTGCAGTTCCTGCCCAGCACGTGGCGCGCCAACGGCGGTGAAGGGATGCCCAACGAGGCGTCCCGCGAGGAGCAGATCCGCGTGGCCGAGAACGTCCTGGCCTCCCAGGGCATCAACGCCTGGCCGGTCTGCGGCCCGAAGGGCCTCGGCGGCGGCTCCGCGCCGGCCCCGAAGCGCACGGCCCCGGCCCCGGCGCAGCCGCGCACGGTGGCCCCGGTCCAGCAGCAGGCGCCGGTCCAGCAGCAGGCCGCCCCGGTGACGGTGGCCCTGCCGACGTCCAACCCGAACGGCGACTACGAGATCAAGGCGGGCGACACCCTGTCCAAGATCGCGGAGGAGCTGAAGGTCGAGGGCGGCTGGGCGAAGCTGGCCGAGCTGAACAGCCAGTACATCCCGAACCCGGACCTGATCCTGCCGGGCCACAAGATCGCCACCAAGTGA
- a CDS encoding MoaD/ThiS family protein, whose amino-acid sequence MVELTVRYFAGARAAAGVPDESVALPGGATVAAALAAVEERHGEKLARVLAACSFLLDGVAVRDRETPLPANAQLDVLPPFAGG is encoded by the coding sequence TTGGTCGAGCTGACGGTCCGGTACTTCGCGGGGGCGCGCGCCGCCGCCGGCGTGCCGGACGAGAGCGTGGCGCTGCCCGGCGGCGCCACCGTGGCGGCGGCACTGGCGGCGGTCGAGGAGAGGCACGGCGAGAAGCTGGCACGCGTCCTGGCGGCGTGCAGCTTCCTGCTCGACGGCGTCGCCGTCCGCGACCGCGAGACCCCGCTGCCCGCGAACGCCCAACTCGACGTCCTGCCGCCCTTCGCGGGGGGATGA
- the moaA gene encoding GTP 3',8-cyclase MoaA produces MTAVELGLPIVRGTPDAAGRPDSPLLVDRFGRVATDLRVSLTDRCNLRCTYCMPAEGLDWLPKQELLTDDELARLIGIAVTRLGVTNIRFTGGEPLLRPNLERVIAATAALAPRPKISMTTNGLSLARRAADLVAAGLDRVNVSLDTLDPTRFRELTRRDRLSDVFAGLAAARDAGLAPVKVNAVLMRGVNEDEAVPLLRYCLEHGYQLRFIEQMPLDPQHGWNRDDMVTAEEILAALRTAFTLTPEPGERGGAPAERWLVDGGPAVVGVIASVTRPFCAACDRTRLTADGQVRNCLFSQTETDLRALLRGGASDEEIADRWRANSWAKAAGHGINDAGFHQPDRPMSAIGG; encoded by the coding sequence GTGACAGCAGTCGAGCTGGGACTACCCATCGTGCGCGGCACCCCGGACGCCGCAGGCCGGCCCGATTCCCCGCTGCTGGTCGACCGGTTCGGGCGGGTCGCGACGGACCTGCGCGTGTCGCTGACCGACCGCTGCAACCTGCGCTGCACCTACTGCATGCCCGCCGAGGGCCTGGACTGGCTGCCCAAGCAGGAGTTGCTGACCGACGACGAGCTGGCGCGGCTGATCGGCATCGCGGTCACCCGGCTGGGCGTCACCAACATCCGCTTCACCGGCGGCGAGCCGCTGCTGCGCCCCAACCTGGAGCGGGTCATCGCGGCGACCGCGGCCCTCGCGCCGCGCCCCAAGATCTCCATGACCACCAACGGCCTCAGCCTGGCCCGTCGCGCCGCCGACCTGGTCGCCGCGGGTCTGGACCGGGTGAACGTCTCGCTGGACACCCTCGACCCGACCCGGTTCCGCGAGCTGACCCGCCGCGACCGCCTGTCCGACGTGTTCGCGGGCCTCGCCGCCGCGCGGGACGCGGGCCTGGCGCCGGTGAAGGTCAACGCGGTCCTCATGCGCGGGGTGAACGAGGACGAGGCCGTGCCGCTGCTGCGGTACTGCCTGGAGCACGGGTACCAGCTGCGGTTCATCGAGCAGATGCCGCTGGACCCCCAGCACGGCTGGAACCGGGACGACATGGTGACCGCCGAGGAGATCCTGGCGGCGCTGCGCACGGCGTTCACCCTCACGCCCGAGCCGGGCGAGCGGGGCGGCGCGCCGGCCGAGCGGTGGCTGGTGGACGGCGGACCGGCCGTCGTCGGCGTCATCGCGTCGGTGACCAGGCCGTTCTGCGCGGCGTGCGACCGGACCCGGCTGACCGCGGACGGCCAGGTGCGCAACTGCCTGTTCAGCCAGACCGAGACGGACCTGCGGGCGCTGCTGCGCGGCGGCGCGTCCGACGAGGAGATCGCGGACCGGTGGCGGGCGAACTCGTGGGCGAAGGCGGCCGGGCACGGCATCAACGACGCCGGGTTCCACCAGCCGGACCGGCCCATGAGCGCTATCGGAGGGTGA
- a CDS encoding MarR family winged helix-turn-helix transcriptional regulator — protein sequence MTSEQDLPADVLERFVGYARESSALTILFHTQVAERMGLSPTDEKCLDLAMRAEGPVTAGRIAELSGLSTGAVTGVIDRLEGAGYVRRVRDPHDRRKVLVEVTVDKAGRYAHLFEGARGTLREVLAQFTPAELEVLDRYSRVLIETFRRRVIDA from the coding sequence ATGACGAGCGAGCAGGACCTGCCCGCGGACGTGCTGGAGCGGTTCGTCGGGTACGCGCGGGAGTCCAGCGCGCTCACCATCCTGTTCCACACGCAGGTGGCGGAGCGGATGGGCCTGTCGCCGACCGACGAGAAGTGCCTGGACCTGGCCATGCGCGCCGAGGGACCGGTCACCGCGGGGCGCATCGCCGAGCTGTCCGGGCTGTCCACGGGCGCGGTCACCGGCGTGATCGACCGGCTGGAGGGGGCCGGGTACGTGCGCCGCGTCCGCGACCCGCACGACCGGCGCAAGGTCCTGGTCGAGGTCACGGTGGACAAGGCGGGCCGGTACGCGCACCTGTTCGAGGGCGCGCGGGGCACGTTGCGCGAAGTTCTCGCCCAGTTCACGCCCGCCGAGCTCGAGGTACTGGATCGGTACAGCCGAGTGCTGATCGAAACGTTCCGCAGGCGCGTGATCGACGCCTGA
- a CDS encoding HAD-IIA family hydrolase, translating into MAEQWNYLMDMDGVLVHEEHPIPGSSEFVAELTANGIPFLVLTNNSIYTPRDLRARLSRTGLEVPETAIWTSALATARFLDSQRPGGSAFVIGEAGLTTALHEIGYVLTDRDPDYVVLGETRTYSFTAITKAIRLVEEGAKFIATNPDATGPSREGSLPATGSIAALIEKATGRAPYYVGKPNPLMMRSALRALGAHSANTLMIGDRMDTDVRSGLEAGLRTILVLTGISADSTAELYPYRPTRVVKSIAELVGHSANPFPDEG; encoded by the coding sequence ATGGCCGAGCAGTGGAACTACCTGATGGACATGGACGGCGTGCTCGTGCACGAGGAGCACCCGATCCCCGGTTCGAGCGAGTTCGTGGCGGAGCTGACCGCCAACGGCATCCCGTTCCTCGTGCTCACGAACAACTCCATCTACACACCGCGCGACCTGCGGGCCCGGCTGTCCCGCACCGGGCTGGAGGTGCCCGAGACGGCGATCTGGACCTCGGCGCTGGCCACCGCGCGGTTCCTGGACTCGCAGCGGCCCGGCGGGTCGGCGTTCGTCATCGGCGAGGCGGGCCTGACCACGGCGCTGCACGAGATCGGGTACGTGCTGACCGACCGCGACCCGGACTACGTGGTGCTGGGTGAGACCCGCACCTACAGCTTCACCGCCATCACCAAGGCCATCCGCCTGGTCGAGGAGGGCGCGAAGTTCATCGCGACCAACCCGGACGCGACCGGCCCGTCCCGCGAGGGCTCGCTGCCCGCGACCGGCTCGATCGCCGCGCTGATCGAGAAGGCGACCGGCCGCGCGCCGTACTACGTGGGCAAACCGAACCCGCTGATGATGCGGTCGGCCCTGCGGGCGCTGGGCGCGCACTCGGCGAACACGCTGATGATCGGCGACCGGATGGACACCGACGTGCGGTCGGGCCTGGAAGCGGGCCTGCGGACCATCCTGGTGCTGACCGGCATCTCGGCGGACTCCACGGCGGAGCTGTACCCGTACCGGCCGACCCGGGTGGTGAAGTCGATCGCGGAGCTGGTCGGCCACTCGGCCAACCCGTTCCCGGACGAGGGCTAG
- a CDS encoding metallophosphoesterase yields the protein MDRPLFVVGDVHGHLAELTRALHAQQLVDAGGDWAGGDAELWFLGDFVDRGPDGIGVIEFVMKLSEQSEGRVDALIGNHEILLLGMHRFGDTHVPNAPTPRSFARSWLLNGGLRSDQDRLTDRHIEWLTSRPVLRLVDDHLLMHSDTLAYLDWGTTIEDVNTAVREVLEGADLEAWWECWRKMTTRYAFRGPEGGDVAAELLEVLGGREVVHGHSVIADQLGVSPEEIDGPLRYADDRVLAVDAGLYSGGPCLVVRLEPPTAPGR from the coding sequence GTGGACAGACCGCTCTTCGTCGTCGGCGACGTGCACGGCCACCTCGCCGAACTCACCCGCGCCCTGCACGCGCAGCAGCTCGTGGACGCCGGGGGCGACTGGGCCGGCGGTGACGCGGAGCTGTGGTTCCTGGGCGACTTCGTGGACCGCGGGCCGGACGGCATCGGGGTCATCGAGTTCGTGATGAAGCTGTCCGAGCAGTCGGAGGGCCGGGTCGACGCGCTCATCGGCAACCACGAGATCCTGCTGCTGGGCATGCACCGCTTCGGCGACACCCACGTGCCCAACGCGCCCACCCCGCGCAGCTTCGCGCGCAGCTGGCTGCTCAACGGCGGCCTGCGCAGCGACCAGGACCGGCTGACCGACCGCCACATCGAGTGGCTGACCAGCCGACCCGTGCTGCGGCTGGTGGACGACCACCTGCTCATGCACTCCGACACGCTGGCCTACCTCGACTGGGGCACCACGATCGAGGACGTCAACACGGCCGTGCGGGAGGTGCTGGAGGGCGCCGACCTGGAGGCGTGGTGGGAGTGCTGGCGCAAGATGACCACCCGCTACGCGTTCCGCGGCCCGGAGGGCGGTGACGTGGCCGCCGAGCTGCTGGAGGTGCTGGGCGGGCGCGAGGTGGTCCACGGGCACAGCGTCATCGCCGACCAGCTGGGCGTGTCCCCGGAGGAGATCGACGGCCCCCTGCGCTACGCCGACGACCGGGTGCTGGCCGTCGACGCGGGCCTGTACAGCGGCGGACCGTGCCTGGTGGTCCGCTTGGAGCCCCCTACGGCGCCGGGACGATGA
- a CDS encoding YccF domain-containing protein, with protein sequence MRIILNLIWLVLSGFWLAIGYVLTGIVCCVLIITIPWGLASFRIANYALWPFGRQVVDRADAGAPSLIGNVIWIVVAGIWLAIGHVVTGLALCVTIIGIPLGVANFKMVPVSLMPLGKVIVPAP encoded by the coding sequence GTGCGGATCATCCTCAACCTGATCTGGCTCGTGCTGAGCGGCTTCTGGCTGGCCATCGGGTACGTGCTCACCGGGATCGTGTGCTGCGTCCTGATCATCACCATCCCGTGGGGGCTGGCGTCGTTCCGGATCGCCAACTACGCGCTGTGGCCGTTCGGGCGGCAGGTGGTGGACCGGGCCGACGCCGGCGCGCCCTCGCTGATCGGCAACGTCATCTGGATCGTCGTCGCCGGCATCTGGTTGGCCATCGGGCACGTGGTCACCGGGTTGGCGCTCTGCGTGACGATCATCGGCATCCCGCTGGGCGTCGCGAACTTCAAGATGGTGCCCGTGTCGCTGATGCCGCTGGGCAAGGTCATCGTCCCGGCGCCGTAG
- a CDS encoding TetR/AcrR family transcriptional regulator, which translates to MTDLTRSLLDAAAALLAVHGSRGLRMVDVATRAAVSRQTVYNAFGNKESLVRAVALDKTAQFLAGVQERLAADPDPLNGLHTAVAFVFEEAARDPLAHSVFSGANAEDMLPLVTTRGHEILGAAAEVFASHATTHWPHLPTDRRTLIGETTVRLVLSHLLTPSGDPAAAVVAVTRALLT; encoded by the coding sequence GTGACCGACCTCACCCGTTCGCTGCTGGACGCGGCGGCGGCCCTGCTCGCGGTGCACGGCTCGCGCGGCCTGCGCATGGTGGACGTCGCCACCAGGGCGGCGGTGAGCAGGCAGACCGTCTACAACGCGTTCGGCAACAAGGAGTCGCTGGTCCGAGCGGTGGCGCTGGACAAGACCGCCCAGTTCCTGGCCGGCGTGCAGGAGCGCCTCGCGGCGGACCCCGACCCGTTGAACGGCCTGCACACCGCCGTCGCCTTCGTCTTCGAAGAGGCGGCCCGCGACCCGCTGGCCCACTCGGTGTTCAGCGGCGCGAACGCGGAGGACATGCTCCCGCTGGTCACCACCCGCGGCCACGAGATCCTCGGCGCGGCTGCCGAGGTCTTCGCCTCCCACGCCACGACCCACTGGCCCCACCTGCCCACCGACCGCCGCACCCTCATCGGCGAGACCACGGTCCGCCTGGTGCTCAGCCACCTGCTGACCCCGTCCGGCGACCCGGCGGCAGCGGTCGTGGCGGTGACCCGCGCCTTGCTCACCTGA
- a CDS encoding HAD family hydrolase produces MALTVGFDLDMTLIDPRPGMAAVMNAVGAESGHALDGEHFAAHLGPPLDMIYRDFGVPEEEIPGLVARFRALYPEIVIPATVALPGAAQALATVKELGGTTVVVTGKYRANAALHLAALGWEVDHLFGELWSTGKAEALKQHGAAVYVGDHVGDIRGAKAAGATAVGVVSGPCSRRELEDEGADVVLGSLTEFPAWLRDNAVSLGSASPAPR; encoded by the coding sequence GTGGCGTTGACTGTGGGATTCGACCTCGACATGACGCTGATCGACCCACGTCCCGGCATGGCGGCGGTCATGAACGCGGTCGGCGCCGAGTCCGGGCACGCGTTGGACGGCGAGCACTTCGCCGCCCACCTCGGCCCGCCGCTGGACATGATCTACCGCGACTTCGGCGTGCCCGAGGAGGAGATCCCCGGCCTGGTCGCCCGCTTCCGCGCGCTCTACCCGGAGATCGTCATCCCCGCCACGGTCGCCCTCCCCGGCGCCGCGCAAGCGCTTGCCACCGTCAAGGAGCTGGGTGGCACGACGGTCGTCGTGACCGGCAAGTACCGGGCCAACGCCGCGCTGCACCTGGCCGCCCTGGGCTGGGAGGTGGACCACCTGTTCGGCGAGCTGTGGTCGACCGGCAAGGCCGAGGCGCTCAAGCAGCACGGCGCGGCGGTCTACGTGGGCGACCACGTCGGCGACATCCGGGGCGCGAAAGCCGCGGGCGCGACGGCGGTGGGCGTGGTCAGCGGGCCGTGCTCCCGGCGGGAGCTGGAGGACGAGGGCGCGGACGTCGTGCTCGGGTCGTTGACGGAGTTCCCCGCCTGGCTGCGGGACAACGCCGTCAGCCTCGGGAGCGCGAGCCCCGCACCGCGCTGA
- a CDS encoding cold-shock protein, with the protein MPTGKVKWYDSEKGFGFVTQDGGEDVYVRKSALPPGVEGLKAGQRIEFGMAEGRRGPQALSVRLIDPTPSVAEARRRPAEELHGLIEDMIKLLELKVQPELRRGRYPDRKNTKLIADVVRAVARELDP; encoded by the coding sequence GTGCCGACCGGCAAGGTCAAGTGGTACGACTCGGAGAAGGGCTTCGGCTTCGTCACCCAAGACGGGGGCGAGGACGTGTACGTGCGGAAGTCCGCGCTGCCCCCGGGCGTCGAGGGCCTCAAGGCCGGACAGCGCATCGAGTTCGGCATGGCCGAGGGCCGCCGTGGCCCCCAGGCCCTGTCGGTGCGCCTGATCGACCCGACGCCCTCGGTGGCCGAGGCCCGGCGCCGGCCGGCCGAGGAGCTGCACGGCCTGATCGAGGACATGATCAAGCTGCTGGAGCTGAAGGTGCAGCCCGAGCTGCGGCGGGGGCGCTACCCCGACCGCAAGAACACCAAGCTGATCGCCGACGTGGTCCGCGCGGTGGCTCGGGAGCTCGACCCGTAA
- the moaC gene encoding cyclic pyranopterin monophosphate synthase MoaC yields the protein MSKQFTHLDSSGAAHMVDVSGKEPSTRTAVASGVLRTTDEVVALLGGDALPKGDALATARIAGIMAAKRTWELVPLCHPIALSKVSVDLELGDAAVHIRATVRTTDRTGVEMEALTAVSVAGLTLHDMVKSVDPAATLDGVRVERKEGGKTGLWERP from the coding sequence ATGAGCAAGCAGTTCACCCACCTCGACTCCAGCGGCGCCGCGCACATGGTGGACGTCTCCGGCAAGGAGCCGTCCACCCGCACCGCCGTCGCGTCCGGCGTCCTGCGCACGACCGACGAGGTGGTGGCGCTGCTGGGCGGTGACGCCCTGCCCAAGGGCGACGCGCTGGCCACGGCGCGGATCGCGGGCATCATGGCGGCCAAGCGCACGTGGGAGCTGGTGCCGCTGTGCCACCCGATCGCGCTGTCCAAGGTGTCCGTGGACCTCGAGCTGGGTGACGCGGCCGTGCACATCCGGGCGACCGTGCGGACCACCGACCGGACCGGCGTGGAGATGGAGGCCCTGACGGCGGTCTCCGTCGCCGGGCTCACGCTGCACGACATGGTCAAGTCGGTGGACCCGGCGGCGACGCTGGACGGGGTGCGGGTGGAGCGCAAGGAAGGCGGCAAGACCGGCCTGTGGGAGCGCCCGTGA
- a CDS encoding NAD-dependent malic enzyme, producing the protein MPVPGPGYSITVRLEAPPSASAAGDLTSAVGRAGGVITAFDVVESHTDRVIIDLTCNALSANHAKDITDTLELLPGIVVRKVSDRTFLVHLGGKIEISSKVPLRNRDDLSRAYTPGVARVCQAIAENPDDARRLTIKRNTVAVVTDGSAVLGLGNLGPAAALPVMEGKAALFKKFAGVDAWPVCLDTQDTEEIIRAVELIAPVYGGINLEDIAAPRCFEIEARLREKLDIPVFHDDQHGTAIVVVGALRNALRVVGKKLADCKVVVCGVGAAGSAIIRLLLKQGPGDVVAVDVDGIVHRDRPGLDDNLKSIAAVTNKDNVSGRLHDALVGADVFIGVSAPNLFGADQVATMNSDAIVFALANPDPEIDPMEAQKHAAVVATGRSDFPNQINNVLAFPGVFRGLLDAHARTITDAMLLAAANAIADVVDGEKLNASFIVPSVFDTSVAPAVAEAVRKAAVEQA; encoded by the coding sequence ATGCCGGTCCCCGGCCCTGGTTACTCGATCACCGTCCGTCTGGAGGCGCCGCCGTCGGCGAGCGCGGCGGGGGACCTCACCTCGGCTGTCGGGCGGGCCGGTGGCGTCATCACCGCGTTCGACGTCGTCGAGTCGCACACCGACCGCGTGATCATCGACCTCACCTGCAACGCGCTGTCGGCCAACCACGCCAAGGACATCACCGACACCCTCGAGCTCCTGCCGGGGATCGTGGTGCGGAAGGTGTCCGACCGCACCTTCCTGGTGCACCTCGGCGGCAAGATCGAGATCTCCTCCAAGGTCCCGCTGCGCAACCGCGACGACCTCTCCCGCGCTTACACACCCGGCGTGGCCCGGGTCTGCCAGGCGATCGCCGAGAACCCCGACGACGCCCGCCGCCTCACGATCAAGCGCAACACGGTCGCCGTCGTCACCGACGGGTCCGCCGTGCTCGGCCTGGGCAACCTCGGCCCCGCCGCCGCGCTGCCGGTGATGGAGGGCAAGGCGGCCCTGTTCAAGAAGTTCGCCGGCGTGGACGCGTGGCCGGTGTGCCTGGACACCCAGGACACCGAAGAGATCATCCGCGCGGTCGAGCTGATCGCCCCCGTCTACGGCGGCATCAACCTCGAGGACATCGCCGCCCCGCGCTGCTTCGAGATCGAGGCCCGGCTGCGGGAGAAGCTGGACATCCCGGTCTTCCACGACGACCAGCACGGCACTGCCATCGTTGTCGTCGGCGCCCTCCGCAACGCGCTGCGGGTTGTCGGCAAGAAGCTCGCCGACTGCAAGGTCGTGGTCTGCGGGGTCGGCGCGGCCGGGTCCGCGATCATCCGGTTGCTGCTCAAGCAGGGTCCCGGGGACGTGGTGGCGGTCGACGTGGACGGCATCGTGCACCGCGACCGGCCGGGCCTGGACGACAACCTGAAGTCCATCGCCGCGGTCACTAACAAGGACAACGTGTCCGGCCGCCTGCACGACGCGCTGGTGGGCGCGGACGTGTTCATCGGCGTGTCCGCGCCGAACCTGTTCGGGGCCGACCAGGTCGCGACCATGAACTCCGACGCGATCGTGTTCGCGCTGGCCAACCCGGACCCGGAGATCGACCCGATGGAGGCGCAGAAGCACGCCGCCGTCGTGGCCACCGGCCGCAGCGACTTCCCCAACCAGATCAACAACGTGCTGGCGTTCCCGGGCGTCTTCCGGGGCCTGCTGGACGCGCACGCCCGCACCATCACCGACGCGATGCTGCTGGCCGCCGCGAACGCCATCGCGGACGTGGTGGACGGGGAGAAGCTCAACGCGTCCTTCATCGTGCCCAGCGTGTTCGACACCTCCGTGGCACCCGCCGTCGCCGAAGCCGTCCGGAAGGCGGCGGTCGAGCAGGCTTAG